In Hippoglossus stenolepis isolate QCI-W04-F060 chromosome 5, HSTE1.2, whole genome shotgun sequence, one genomic interval encodes:
- the LOC118109493 gene encoding zinc finger protein 536 has protein sequence MRETYGFRTCRKSKREFKGENLGPTASWAFVIKRENAYGPSVSSQSSSSTSPLNSSCHLRVSSGSPDRLVPPEKDGLITPSSHPIRSQMALLANQIMDARILSSMNGRVELSQFLRVTNQSIVSQVNSDQDDNRKNRKYPCPLCGKRFRFNSILSLHMRTHTGEKPFKCPYCDHRAAQKGNLKIHLRTHKQGLLGKGRGRIREENRLLHELEERAILRDRQMRAGHVSQQQTSNLPQLKNPQLSQTVPAQNQFLSNSSAAENQPHTSTSPEATTVHEEPIQPQPTGFRCSFCKGKFRKQQELERHIRILHKPYKCTLCEFAASHEEELIGHVEMAHITADSGSGQKPPVGPGDKGKPAGEFPCEVCGQTFSQAWFLKGHMRKHKDSFEHCCQICGRRFKEPWFLKNHMKVHLNKLAAKSNLPAEHDSYKLSNLSQEHQSNLYSQYISRIHNRFLAAERAEHPDYNQILSTAGVDMKVREMLGRMISSGPGPLTDAESSSLLGLNHLPPQLSSTGMEYLQKVMSNREAFNSSSGYPGWQIMTQALPVEQQMFSPKDQTSYLSERCLPADDGKLCLSDPDTKTISRPGSTGSVSHHGPTDIITETGNSLSGSALDHQPRSSSPASGEKVYRCPLSSDYTTAQTASLGFHLERYHFPHWQNSRDLSSPLQPSSSSSSSSPNSKLRPRSSEDWSPAAGHYLGLENHSETPLLVNKQPDLTDKHVDGSLSAQTSKSQYEPLDLSVRPESVTSHSAMSPAVLVQMSGIFSNGLSSSITRRLQSYPNAAAELSVKPGYQCDLLVQATKEEMSTQRGGSACHNGEGEFEKSEQVGEDENDDAAKWQMLKNNVPELQELLEHASTDFQGPEMQEKPGQWGRGVAESPIHSLENLTPGQADPLQYQGGLLSFLRSQGSLSGAPAAAHKAGLNTGGNMETEVASARKPFQCRYCPYSASQKGNLKTHVLCVHRKPFDNSLYPDRRLRRSHAPQRPSRLPPSMAGDNRAPGRDQIGMTSLCGT, from the exons ATCGGCTGGTCCCCCCCGAAAAGGACGGCTTAATTACCCCATCCTCCCATCCAATTAGAAGCCAGATGGCGCTTCTGGCCAATCAAATCATGGACGCCAGGATTCTCAGCAGCATGAATGGGAGAGTTGAGCTGTCCCAGTTCCTGAGAGTCACAAATCAAAGCATCGTCTCCCAGGTAAATTCTGACCAGGACGACAACCGCAAGAACAGGAAGTACCCCTGCCCGCTGTGTGGGAAGCGTTTCCGCTTTAACAGCATCCTCTCCCTCcacatgcgcacgcacaccgGGGAGAAGCCCTTCAAGTGCCCGTACTGCGACCACAGGGCAGCACAGAAGGGCAACCTGAAGATCCACCTCCGCACGCACAAGCAAGGCCTTCTGGGTAAAGGCCGTGGGAGGATCAGAGAGGAAAACCGGCTGCTTCACGAGCTCGAAGAGAGGGCGATACTAAGAGACAGGCAGATGCGAGCCGGTCATGTTAGCCAGCAGCAAACATCTAATTTACCCCAACTTAAAAATCCCCAGCTGTCACAGACAGTCCCAGCCCAAAACCAGTTCTTAAGCAACTCCAGTGCCGCAGAGAACCAGCCACATACATCGACATCCCCCGAGGCAACTACTGTCCACGAGGAGCCCATCCAGCCGCAGCCCACCGGCTTCCGCTGCTCATTCTGTAAGGGAAAGttcaggaagcagcaggagctggagcgTCATATCAGGATCCTTCATAAACCCTACAAATGCACCTTGTGCGAGTTTGCTGCGTCGCACGAGGAGGAGCTCATCGGCCATGTTGAGATGGCGCATATAACTGCAGATTCAGGCTCAGGTCAGAAGCCTCCAGTCGGGCCGGGCGACAAGGGGAAGCCTGCCGGTGAGTTCCCGTGCGAGGTGTGTGGCCAGACCTTCAGCCAGGCCTGGTTCCTGAAGGGTCACATGAGGAAACACAAGGACTCTTTTGAGCACTGCTGTCAGATCTGCGGCCGTCGCTTCAAAGAGCCCTGGTTTCTCAAGAACCACATGAAGGTCCACCTCAATAAGCTCGCAGCAAAGAGCAACCTCCCTGCCGAGCACGACTCTTACAAACTGAGTAACCTGTCGCAGGAGCATCAGAGCAACCTCTACTCCCAGTACATCTCCCGCATCCACAACAGGTTCCTCGCGGCTGAGAGAGCTGAGCATCCAGATTATAACCAGATACTCAGCACAGCCGGCGTTGACATGAAGGTGAGGGAGATGTTGGGGAGGATGATTTCCTCCGGTCCAGGCCCTCTGACCGACGCAGAGAGCTCCTCGCTGTTGGGTTTGAATCATCTGCCCCCCCAGCTGAGCTCCACCGGCATGGAGTATCTGCAGAAAGTCATGTCTAATAGGGAAgcattcaacagcagcagcggtTACCCAGGCTGGCAGATCATGACACAAGCGCTGCCTGTTGAACAGCAAATGTTCAGCCCTAAAGACCAGACCTCCTACTTGTCTGAGAGATGTCTCCCTGCAGACGACGGGAAGCTGTGTCTCAGTGACCCAGACACTAAGACCATCAGCAGACCCGGCAGCACCGGCAGCGTGAGTCATCACGGGCCAACGGACATCATCACCGAGACGGGGAACTCCCTCTCCGGCAGCGCCCTGGACCATCAACCACGATCTTCTTCTCCAGCTTCAG GTGAGAAAGTCTACAGGTGTCCGCTCTCCAGTGACTACACCACTGCACAGACAGCCTCCCTCGGTTTCCATCTGGAACGCTACCACTTCCCCCACTGGCAGAACAGCAGGGATCTTTCTTCTCCGCtgcagcccagcagcagcagcagcagctccagccccAACTCCAAGCTCAGACCCAGATCCAGCGAAGACTGGAGCCCAGCCGCAGGTCACTACCTTGGTCTGGAGAACCACAGTGAAACCCCCCTGCTCGTCAACAAGCAGCCCGACCTCACTGACAAACATGTAGACGGCTCTTTATCCGCTCAAACCAGTAAGTCCCAGTATGAGCCCTTAGACCTGTCTGTCAGGCCAGAGTCCGTCACCTCCCATTCAGCCATGTCTCCTGCTGTACTGGTGCAAATGTCTGGCATTTTCAGCAATGGACTGTCCTCCTCCATTACCCGGCGGCTACAAAGTTACCCCAACGCCGCAGCTGAACTCAGTGTGAAACCTGGGTATCAGTGTGACCTTTTGGTGCAGGCAACAAAAGAGGAGATgagcacacagagaggaggctcCGCTTGTCACAATGGTGAGGGGGAATTTGAGAAATCCGAGCAAGTGGGGGAGGACGAGAACGACGACGCTGCCAAGTGGCAGATGCTGAAAAATAATGTGCccgagctgcaggagctgctggagcacGCCAGCACTGACTTCCAGGGTCCAGAGATGCAAGAGAAGCCGGGGCAGTGGGGCAGAGGCGTGGCCGAGTCTCCCATCCACTCTCTGGAGAACCTGACTCCAGGACAGGCTGATCCACTCCAGTACCAGGGCGGCCTGCTCTCCTTCCTCAGGTCCCAGGGGAGCCTGAGCGGTGCACCTGCCGCTGCACACAAGGCCGGTCTGAACACAGGCGGGAATATGGAGACAGAAGTTGCATCAG CCCGGAAGCCGTTCCAGTGCAGGTACTGCCCGTACAGCGCTTCCCAGAAGGGCAACCTGAAGACCCACGTCCTCTGTGTCCACCGCAAGCCCTTCGACAACAGCCTCTACCCCGACCGCCGCCTCCGACGCTCGCACGCGCCCCAGAGACCCTCCAGATTGCCTCCGAGCATGGCGGGAGACAACCGCGCGCCTGGGAGGGACCAGATCGGCATGACGTCGCTCTGTGGAACTTGA